In one window of Juglans regia cultivar Chandler chromosome 3, Walnut 2.0, whole genome shotgun sequence DNA:
- the LOC109013028 gene encoding protein NDR1-like: MRCESCESSNPLDDETCIANTNNFYIWLLQVVALLGILALSLWLILRPRSPKYTIVDFSIPQSSLVKDGQNGTILYNLEIENPNAESSIYYDDILFTFYFGQDTVGERTIPSFHQGKGKTRQVIDRVDVNPRVWKSLLNAISNATAELKVGLSTKIRYKTWGKKSKHHKLDLEGQLKVGSDGKISGKKKKIKLHHASKKWRRYKA; the protein is encoded by the coding sequence ATGAGATGCGAGTCCTGTGAAAGTTCAAACCCTCTTGATGACGAGACCTGTATAGCCAATACCAATAACTTCTACATATGGCTTCTCCAAGTTGTAGCACTATTGGGTATCCTAGCCCTTTCTCTATGGCTAATCTTGCGTCCCCGATCCCCAAAGTACACCATTGTCGACTTCTCCATCCCCCAGTCCTCGTTAGTCAAGGATGGCCAAAACGGCACCATCTTGTATAACCTTGAAATTGAAAATCCAAACGCAGAATCCAGTATATACTATGATGACATTTTGTTCACATTTTATTTTGGGCAGGATACTGTAGGGGAGAGAACCATACCTTCTTTCCATCAGGGGAAAGGTAAAACTCGTCAAGTAATTGATCGTGTGGATGTCAATCCACGAGTATGGAAGTCTCTTCTCAATGCAATATCAAATGCAACAGCCGAATTGAAAGTTGGGTTATCAACTAAGATTCGATATAAGACGTGGGGAAAGAAGAGTAAGCATCATAAATTAGACTTGGAGGGTCAGCTAAAAGTTGGCTCGGATGGGAAGATTTCaggcaagaagaagaagattaagCTACACCATGCTTCAAAGAAATGGAGGAGGTATAAAGCTTGA
- the LOC109013031 gene encoding protein NDR1-like: MADDLEEPSGSQPILQQTSEPKPSIYVWIFQVVSVLILSSVVIWLCLTPKSPICIITHAYIPALDGGNSTSYHPHNTSILLNFEFLNPNKRMGIYYKDICITLYCSDAVIGSNSLPDFYQGYRMTTAYEVLVSADRQFCKGITDGTAPLKVCLESVVKYKIFRSKTKHHRLFNEAYLRIGSNGRMSGEKNIKLMHHKCKLTKN; the protein is encoded by the coding sequence atggCTGATGATCTCGAAGAACCCTCAGGATCTCAACCCATTCTCCAACAAACCTCTGAACCAAAACCTTCAATATATGTGTGGATTTTCCAAGTTGTATCCGTGTTGATACTTTCCTCGGTGGTAATATGGCTATGTCTAACTCCAAAGAGTCCCATTTGCATCATCACCCACGCCTACATTCCAGCCTTAGACGGTGGGAATTCTACCTCTTATCATCCCCACAACACCTCCATTCTCCTGAATTTCGAGTTCTTAAACCCCAACAAAAGGATGGGAATCTACTACAAGGACATCTGCATAACATTGTACTGCAGTGATGCTGTCATTGGCTCCAACTCTTTGCCGGATTTCTATCAAGGTTACAGAATGACTACAGCTTATGAAGTGCTAGTGAGTGCTGATCGACAGTTCTGTAAAGGAATTACAGATGGAACAGCACCGTTAAAGGTTTGCTTGGAAAGTGTTGTCAAATATAAGATATTCAGATCCAAGACAAAGCATCACCGGTTATTTAATGAAGCTTATTTGCGTATCGGTTCCAATGGGAGGATGTCAGGAGAGAAGAATATAAAGCTAATGCACCACAAGTGCAAGCTgacaaaaaattga
- the LOC109013032 gene encoding NDR1/HIN1-like protein 26, with protein sequence MHPKPANQSRQIKRHYTPREIVHRVRESFTTRVSKMVCAIFLMFLFVLGLTVFILWLSLRPHRPRFHVQEFSVPGLGQATAFENAQIYFNVTIRNPNEHIGIYYDSMDGSVYYKDQKIGSNQLLFPFYQEPKNTTVVADLLSGEALTVNSQRWTEFMNDRAAGMVVFRLEITSIIRFKISKWSSKHHRAHTNCHVSVGPDGVILPTSRDKRCPVYFT encoded by the coding sequence atgcatccCAAACCGGCCAACCAGTCCAGACAAATAAAACGTCACTACACCCCACGAGAAATCGTCCACCGGGTCCGAGAAAGCTTCACCACCCGTGTCTCCAAGATGGTATGTGCCATTTTCTTGATGTTTCTATTTGTGCTCGGCTTGACCGTTTTTATTCTATGGCTTAGTCTACGCCCACACCGCCCGAGATTCCATGTCCAGGAGTTTTCGGTTCCGGGTCTGGGCCAAGCAACCGCGTTCGAGAACGCCCAAATATATTTTAACGTGACGATTCGGAACCCGAACGAACACATCGGCATCTACTACGATTCCATGGACGGGTCAGTTTATTATAAGGATCAGAAAATCGGGTCGAATCAGTTGCTGTTCCCGTTTTACCAGGAGCCGAAGAATACTACAGTAGTGGCAGACCTACTGAGTGGGGAGGCATTGACGGTGAATAGCCAGCGTTGGACGGAGTTCATGAATGATCGTGCGGCGGGAATGGTGGTGTTCCGTCTTGAAATAACCTCGATCATCAGATTTAAGATCTCCAAGTGGAGTAGCAAGCACCATCGGGCACACACCAACTGTCATGTTTCGGTGGGACCTGATGGGGTGATCTTGCCAACTTCTAGAGACAAGAGATGCCCTGTTTATTTCACTTGA
- the LOC109013029 gene encoding uncharacterized protein LOC109013029 isoform X1 codes for MADNPKLVVCGLEENMGRQEISVSDHITGFQYSADQSDSFVIDMESLSPGANKEITANSRITLQRSLSRKGSQRAGEKKIIPITTAAAADRDPVLATSSPRAAMVGSTTPEKSMAVGTIDNPSSPQLHHQITITTGNNINTPTESRCISRRNSFRRSPWVLDPKKILFLFATLSSMGTILLIYFTLSIAKLNAKEDGLDWQH; via the exons ATGGCGGACAATCCAAAGTTG GTGGTCTGTGGCTTAGAAGAGAATATGGGTAGGCAGGAAATCTCGGTTTCCGATCATATAACCGGATTTCAGTACTCGGCCGATCAATCCGATAGCTTTGTTATTGACATGGAGAGCTTATCTCCTGGCGCTAATAAAGAAATTACTGCAAATTCAAGAATTACT TTGCAGAGAAGCCTTTCAAGAAAAGGGTCTCAGCGTGCTGGCGAGAAAAAGATCATTCCGATTACGACTGCCGCTGCTGCTGATAGAGATCCTGTTCTTGCTACATCCTCACCCAGAG CTGCTATGGTAGGGTCTACCACGCCTGAAAAGTCCATGGCAGTAGGGACCATTGATAATCCTAGCAGCCCACAACTTCATCATCAGATTACCATCACTACTGGAAACAACATCAACACTCCCACCGAAAGCAGATGCATTTCCAGGAGAAATAGTTTCAGGCGCTCTCCATGGGTCCTTGATCCTAAGAAGATTCTTTTCCTCTTTGCCACCTT GTCAAGCATGGGAACAATCTTATTGATATACTTTACTCTATCAATTGCCAAGCTCAATGCAAAAGAAGATGGTCTAGATTGGCAGCACTGA
- the LOC109013029 gene encoding uncharacterized protein LOC109013029 isoform X2 — MADNPKLVVCGLEENMGRQEISVSDHITGFQYSADQSDSFVIDMESLSPGANKEITANSRITLQRSLSRKGSQRAGEKKIIPITTAAAADRDPVLATSSPRGSTTPEKSMAVGTIDNPSSPQLHHQITITTGNNINTPTESRCISRRNSFRRSPWVLDPKKILFLFATLSSMGTILLIYFTLSIAKLNAKEDGLDWQH, encoded by the exons ATGGCGGACAATCCAAAGTTG GTGGTCTGTGGCTTAGAAGAGAATATGGGTAGGCAGGAAATCTCGGTTTCCGATCATATAACCGGATTTCAGTACTCGGCCGATCAATCCGATAGCTTTGTTATTGACATGGAGAGCTTATCTCCTGGCGCTAATAAAGAAATTACTGCAAATTCAAGAATTACT TTGCAGAGAAGCCTTTCAAGAAAAGGGTCTCAGCGTGCTGGCGAGAAAAAGATCATTCCGATTACGACTGCCGCTGCTGCTGATAGAGATCCTGTTCTTGCTACATCCTCACCCAGAG GGTCTACCACGCCTGAAAAGTCCATGGCAGTAGGGACCATTGATAATCCTAGCAGCCCACAACTTCATCATCAGATTACCATCACTACTGGAAACAACATCAACACTCCCACCGAAAGCAGATGCATTTCCAGGAGAAATAGTTTCAGGCGCTCTCCATGGGTCCTTGATCCTAAGAAGATTCTTTTCCTCTTTGCCACCTT GTCAAGCATGGGAACAATCTTATTGATATACTTTACTCTATCAATTGCCAAGCTCAATGCAAAAGAAGATGGTCTAGATTGGCAGCACTGA
- the LOC109013029 gene encoding uncharacterized protein LOC109013029 isoform X4, producing the protein MGRQEISVSDHITGFQYSADQSDSFVIDMESLSPGANKEITANSRITLQRSLSRKGSQRAGEKKIIPITTAAAADRDPVLATSSPRGSTTPEKSMAVGTIDNPSSPQLHHQITITTGNNINTPTESRCISRRNSFRRSPWVLDPKKILFLFATLSSMGTILLIYFTLSIAKLNAKEDGLDWQH; encoded by the exons ATGGGTAGGCAGGAAATCTCGGTTTCCGATCATATAACCGGATTTCAGTACTCGGCCGATCAATCCGATAGCTTTGTTATTGACATGGAGAGCTTATCTCCTGGCGCTAATAAAGAAATTACTGCAAATTCAAGAATTACT TTGCAGAGAAGCCTTTCAAGAAAAGGGTCTCAGCGTGCTGGCGAGAAAAAGATCATTCCGATTACGACTGCCGCTGCTGCTGATAGAGATCCTGTTCTTGCTACATCCTCACCCAGAG GGTCTACCACGCCTGAAAAGTCCATGGCAGTAGGGACCATTGATAATCCTAGCAGCCCACAACTTCATCATCAGATTACCATCACTACTGGAAACAACATCAACACTCCCACCGAAAGCAGATGCATTTCCAGGAGAAATAGTTTCAGGCGCTCTCCATGGGTCCTTGATCCTAAGAAGATTCTTTTCCTCTTTGCCACCTT GTCAAGCATGGGAACAATCTTATTGATATACTTTACTCTATCAATTGCCAAGCTCAATGCAAAAGAAGATGGTCTAGATTGGCAGCACTGA
- the LOC109013029 gene encoding uncharacterized protein LOC109013029 isoform X3 gives MGRQEISVSDHITGFQYSADQSDSFVIDMESLSPGANKEITANSRITLQRSLSRKGSQRAGEKKIIPITTAAAADRDPVLATSSPRAAMVGSTTPEKSMAVGTIDNPSSPQLHHQITITTGNNINTPTESRCISRRNSFRRSPWVLDPKKILFLFATLSSMGTILLIYFTLSIAKLNAKEDGLDWQH, from the exons ATGGGTAGGCAGGAAATCTCGGTTTCCGATCATATAACCGGATTTCAGTACTCGGCCGATCAATCCGATAGCTTTGTTATTGACATGGAGAGCTTATCTCCTGGCGCTAATAAAGAAATTACTGCAAATTCAAGAATTACT TTGCAGAGAAGCCTTTCAAGAAAAGGGTCTCAGCGTGCTGGCGAGAAAAAGATCATTCCGATTACGACTGCCGCTGCTGCTGATAGAGATCCTGTTCTTGCTACATCCTCACCCAGAG CTGCTATGGTAGGGTCTACCACGCCTGAAAAGTCCATGGCAGTAGGGACCATTGATAATCCTAGCAGCCCACAACTTCATCATCAGATTACCATCACTACTGGAAACAACATCAACACTCCCACCGAAAGCAGATGCATTTCCAGGAGAAATAGTTTCAGGCGCTCTCCATGGGTCCTTGATCCTAAGAAGATTCTTTTCCTCTTTGCCACCTT GTCAAGCATGGGAACAATCTTATTGATATACTTTACTCTATCAATTGCCAAGCTCAATGCAAAAGAAGATGGTCTAGATTGGCAGCACTGA